AATGATTTTGATATTGCCGATGTTTGTAATGGCATTTGTGAAAAATTAATTAGCAGACACCCGCATATTTATGGCGATGTAAAGGTTGAAAATGAGGAAGATGTAAAGCGAAACTGGGAAAATTTAAAACTAAAAGAGGGCAAAAAAAGTGTTTTGGAAGGTGTGCCAAATAGTTTGCCAGCATTAGTAAAAGCGAATAGAATTCAAGAAAAAGTAGCCGGTGTGGGTTTCGATTGGGAAGAACCCAACCAAGTATGGGAAAAAGTAGAAGAAGAACTTCAAGAGTTTAAGGATGAAGTGGAGAAAGGTGATAAAGATGCCATAGAAAGCGAATTTGGCGATGTCCTGTTTTCAATGGTTAACTACGCCCGTTTTTTAAACATCAATCCGGAAAATGCCTTGGAGCGGACCAATAAAAAGTTTACAAAACGCTTTCAGTACCTCGAAGAAAAAGCAAAAACTATAAATAAACCACTTAAAGATATGACTTTAGCTGAAATGGATGTGTTTTGGGAAGAAGCTAAAACCCTTTAATCGTATTAAAAGGTTTATTTGTCTTAAACATACAGAAATGCTTAGTTAATTGATAAATATTTATTTTATTTAGATAAATATTTAACCATTAATAATGTTTTTGAAAACAAATTACCTGTTATTCTATATAGTTTTTCTATTTATAAATAGCACCGTTTTTTCCCAAAATGTAGCTCCTACATTAACTGCAACGGGAAATCAATATTATTGCCCTAAAAGTCAAACAAAAATTGTTACCGATTTCAATATAGAAGATGAAGATGATACAGAAATAGAAGCCCTTTATGTACAAATTTCAGAAGGCTATATTAATGGAGAAGATACCTTAATTCTTTTAGGAAGCCATCCAAATGTTGCTACATCATGGAGTGCGTTGGAAGGAAAGTTAACTATTGAAGGAATTGCATCGGCACTTGTTAGTTATACAGACCTCACAGCGGCTATAAAAGACGTTGTTTTCCAAAGTACAAGTAACAACCCAACAAACAAAAGTTTTTCAATTACAATAGGCGATGCCAATTATTTGCCTTCTACGGGTCATTATTATGAATATATAGCTTCATACGGCATTACTTGGACAGATGCAAAGATAGCTGCGGAGAATAGAACCTATTTTGGTTTACAAGGCTATTTGGCAACTCTTACTTCTGCTGAAGAAGCCCAATTGGCAGGTGAACAGGCGGCAGGAGCAGGGTGGATTGGTGGAAATGATGTAGAAATCGAAGGTGTTTGGAAATGGGTTACAGGTCCTGAAGCAGGAACTGTTTTTTGGAATGGTGTTGCTAATGGTTCAACACCAAATTATGCTAATTGGAACAACAATGAACCAAATAATGTTAATGGTGGGGAAGATTATGCGCATATAACTGATCCGTCTATAGGCATTCCCGGAGCATGGAATGATTTAAGAGTAGGAGGCGATCCACCAGGGCTATATCATCCTAAGGGTTATATTGTAGAATATGGAGGCATGCCAGGAGATTTAGATTTAGAGATTGCGGCAAGCACAAATATTTATACTACACACATTGAATCTACTCAATCAGCATCCATTTGTGATGGAGGTACGGTTACTTTAAAAGCAAAAGCATCGCAAGGCGGTGATGTCTTATGGTTTGATGTGCCTACTGGAGGAATACCATTATATAAAGGAGATGCTTATACGGTGAGTATAAATGCGACTACCACATATTATGCTATGGCTTCAATAAATGATTGCGTAGCAGGCAATAGAATTGCTGTTACAGCTACAGTAACACAATCTCCGATTATAATTGCTGTAACTAACGATGTTATATGTGGCACTGGTAGTGGAACTTTATCGGCATCGGCATCAGCAGGTATAATAAATTGGTATGATACACAAATAGGAGGTACTTTATTGCAAACAGGAGCGTCATATACCATTTCAGGGTTAGATACATCTACAACGTATTATGTAGAGGCATCTTTAAATGGGTGTACAAGCACAAGAACACCAGTAACAATGGAAGTGTATCCAGTACCGGAGTTTGAAGTAGTAAAAACGCCAGTAATTTATTGTTTAGGCACAACTCCTATAACTTTGGAGACATTTAATGCTAAAGGAACTTATACCTATCAATGGACAAATGAAACAGGAGAAGTTATAAGCAATTTACCATATGTAGACGTAAATTCAGAAGGGCTTTATACCGTAGTCGCTACCTCAAATGGTTGCGATACTCTTTTATCGGTTTCGGTAAAGGAATCAGATGTAGCAACAATAACTTATGAGGATATTTCTATCGTAGAAGCATCCAGTAATAATAGCATAACCATAAACAATGCTAACAATAATTTAGGAATTGGCGATTATGAGTTTGCTCTTGATAATGTAAATGGTTCTTATCAAGATGAACCGTATTTTGATGATGTAAAAGCAGGTTCTCATGTTATTTATGTGAAAGATAAAAATGGATGTGGTAACGATCCTACGTCATTGGAAATTTTTATACTTGGTTTTCCTAAATTTTTCACACCAAATAATGATGGACAACATGATACTTGGCAGATTATAGGTTTAGGCACCGATTTTACCAACGCTTCAAAGGTAAACGTGTTTAACCGTTATGGAAAATTAATAAAGCAACTGAATGCTAAAAATGGTTTTTGGGATGGAACATTTAATGGGCAGTTATTAGCAGGTTCAGATTACTGGTTTGTGGCTGAATTGGTTGATTTTTCTGGAAATGTTAGAACTTACCGAGGGCATTTTAGTTTGGTTAGGTAACAAAACAAAGAGGCTGTCTAAAAAGTCCTTTAAATTTAATTTGTCAGGTTGAGACTTTTGTTAAAGTTTTTAACTAGCGAATGCGATGACGTATTTTGTGCAAGTTTAACAAAAAGTCACAATATTTCCGAGGCACAGCGTAGTGTTTATATACCTGTGGTTGAGTATGGTTTTCAGAAAATAGGGGTAGCGATTATGGTGCTTATTTATAATAATGCCCGAATGGTAGTCTAGCAAGCATAAAAATTTTCTGGGTGTGATTTTAAAAAATAATGTAGGATGAAAAAAATCAGGAAAAACGCAGGAGGGATCGATATCGGAGCCAAAAAAATCTTCATAGGTCTTGAAGATAAGGAGGTTCGCAGTTTTGATACCTTCACATCAGATCTGGAACAGGCGGTATCTTACTTAGAGGAAAACAATGTAACCTCAGTGGCCATGGAAGCCACGGGAGTGTATTGGGTCATCCTCTATGATATATTGAAGGCAAGAGGCATCGATGTATGGTTGGTGGATGGCAGGAGCACAAAACAAGTTCCAGGCAGAAAGACCGATGTAAAGGACTGTCAATGGATACAGCAATTGCACAGCTATGGTTTGTTGAACCGTTGTTTTGTTGCAGATGAACTGGTACATGAACTAAGGAGCTATCAACGCCTGCGCGAAGATCACATCCGTAGTGCTGCTATGCATATTAACCATATGCAAAAAGCACTGACCCTGATGAACGTTCGGCTAAAAGAAGTTCTGGACCAAGTTCACGGGGTAAGTGGATTGAAAATAATCAGGGCGATCTTAAAGGGCGAAAGGGATCCCGGGGTTTTGGTAAAGCTATGCCATGGGAGTGTGTTGAAAACAAAAAAGGAACTGATCCTTAAATCCTTGAAAGGGCACTACAATGAAGCAGGGCTATTTGCTTTGGGCCAAGCAGTGGTGTGCTATGATTTTTATCAACAACAAATTGCCGGTTGTGATCTGAAAATGGAAGAAGTCCTTAAAAAGATGGGGGCAAACCGGCCTAAAGTATCAAATAAGGCAACTCCACGAAAAAACGTGAGGCACCACAAACCAAATATAGAAGGAATGGACCGTTATCTATTGCAAATATTTGAAGGCAAAGATGCTACGGTCCTACCCGGTATAACAGATTATAATTGGATGCAGCTCCTATCGGAAATAGGGACTGATTTACATAAATGGAAAACAGAAAAGCATTTTACTTCCTGGTTGGGACTGGCGCCAAAACAGCACCATTCGGGCAAGATGAAAAAAAACTATAAGGCTAAAGGACAACCAAAGGCCGGCCTGATATTTAAGCAAGCGGCCACGAGCCTGCTCAACAGCAAGAAAATTGCATTGGGTGCTTTTGGCAGAAAGATAAGGGCAAAGAAAGGGGCATCACCGGCAATAAAGGCAATGGCAAGAAAACTGGCAGAGCTCTATTGGAAGCTATTTGTTAAAGGACTGTCATATGTAGAGAAGGGAATCAAAGATTATGAGGAGAAGATCTTGTTTAATAAACAAAAGAACATTATGAAAATGGCAAGAGAACTTGGTTTGTCAATTAGCTATAAAACAGCGGTTTAGCAAATACGTCAATGGTAGCTTGTCGAAACCGATATTGATTACCAGTAAGTTAAAATATTTCGACAAAGCCTGTGCTGAGCTTGTCGAAGTGCTCAATATGAAGGCATATCCATAATAATATAAACTATTGTTTTTCAATAAAATAGGTATTATATTAGAAGGAACAAACCCCGAAATTGCTCCAAACGGGCCAAAAACGGGGTTTTCTTTTAAAGTGTGATGCCAAAAATAATACGTTTAAGCGAATTTCAATACGAAATTCCAATTTTCGCCATCAATAAAGATTTTGATGGATTTTATGCCCAATTTCTAAAAACCGATTTGGGCAAAATTTACCTTTCCACGCCTTTTTCCGAGCTTGGTCAATCTTTCAAATTGAAAGATTCTAAAAAAGGAACCCATTGCTATTTTAGTCCCAAAGGGAAAATTGCCCTGATGATGCTCAAAAACTATTATGGATGCTCGGACAAGAAACTGATCGAGCTTTTGAATGGAAATATTTTCATGCAGTTTTTTTGCGATATTCTAATTCCCATCGATAAACCGCTGACCAACTTTAAGATCGTGAGCCAAATCAGGATGGAGCTTTCCAAGGGTTTAAATATTAGAAGATCCCAAGAAGTACTTGCCAAGAACTGGATTCCTTATATGAAGGACCTGGACAAAATGTTTACCGATGCGACCTGTTACGAGAGCGAAGTGCGTTTTCCAACCAATCAGAAATTGCTTTGGGAATGCGTTCAGTGGAACTACAGACAAATGGAATCCTTATGCCGCACTTTGAAAATCAAATTGCCCAGGACCAAATATCTGGATTGGTGCAGACGCTATAACGAGTATTCGAAAAAACGAAAGAAACAATCCAAATACCGCACAAAAGTAACCCGAGGGTTACTGAAATTACTGTACAAACTTAACGGTGCACTGGGTCAGATAGAAAATCAATATCCATTTGGATCCACCGCTAAATACAAGCGACAACGATCCATTATTGCCAAAGTTTACCGGCAACAGGCACAAATATTTAAAACAGGAAAAAGTGTTCCCGATAGAATCGTAAGCATCAGCAAAAGTTACATTCGTCCAATTGTGCGGGGCAAAGAAACCAAACAGGTAGAATTTGGAGCAAAAGTGAACAAAGTTCAAATAGACGGAATCAATTTTATTGAGCATATCCAGTACCGTGCCTTCAATGAAGGGACCCGTTTGCAGAGCAGTGTATCTTGCGCCCAAAACCTGACCAAGACTAAAATAAAAATACTGGGGGCAGATGCTATTTATGCTACCAATAAAAACCGAACATTTACCTCAAGTCGCAAAATCCAGACCGATTTTATCAGAAAAGGAAAGGCTGGTAAAAACAAAGAACAGCGTAAAATTTTGGCCAGAGAAATCAAAAAAGAACGTTCCACACGTCTTGAAGGAAGCTTTGGTAAAGAAAAAGAACATTACAACCTGAAAAAGATCAAGGCCAAAACCCAAAAGAGCGAGATTCTCTGGATTTTCTTCGGAATCCATACAGCCAATGCTCTTGAAATTGGAAGAAGAATTTACAGCTCTCGATTTAAAAACTTAGCTGCTTAAAAAAACGAAAGCTAACTTCGATGGGATACTTGTGTCCTGTTGGAAACAAAAACGCATTCTTTTCTATAAAATTATCCTTAAAAAACTCCAAATAACAAAAATGACCGATTTTGAAAATCAAAATCGGTCATTTTTTATGTTAGTTTTACTCAAAAGTACTCTTACTTCTGAATGTGCCTATGAACATAGAACTAGACTTTTTAGACAGCCTCTTTAATATAAATTTTAATAAAGCTCTTTTATTTTACTAAGCTTACTCTTCCACAATTTTAGGGCTTCTTTATGGGTTTTTATATTGTTGTGAACTTCTTTTACAAGTGGGTTGTCGTCTTCAACATTTGTAAAAAATTGTAGATTGTTTTCCAATTGATTGATTTGACTTTTTACTTCATCAATCTTTTTCCTTATAAAATAACGTTCGTTATCTAAATCTTTATTGTCGTCTGAAGCATTAATAATATCAAGTTTATTTTCAAACTTAATCATTTCTACTTCGTTTCTATCCATTTTTAGACTAGTTAGAAAATCTTCAATAGCTTTATTGAACTTGCCCTCTATGTAACGTTTGTCATTAGGAACCCGTCCTAAATCTTTCCACTTGTTTATGTATTCTTTTATGCTTTCAACATTTTTTTCTTTATCAGCAACTGGCTTTAAATTTTTTAGTGTTTCTAAAAGAGCTATTTTATTATTGAAAGCATCTAAACTTTCTTTATTTGCGGCATTTCGTGTCGCATGTAGTTTGTCGAAATAAAAATTACAAGCAGCCTTAAACCGTTTCCAAATTTTATCGCTGTCTTTACGGGGTACGTGACCTATTTTTTTCCAATCGCTTTGAATCTTTTTCATCAACGCGGTGGTTACCTCAAAATCGTCACTGTCTTTGTTGTCTTCGGCAATTTTAATTAAGTCTAATTTTTTTTGAAGATTGGTGTATTGGTCCTTTTTCAGGTCTTTATAAAACGCATTTTTTTGCCTGTTAAAAGTTCTTACAGACTCCTTAAATTTGGCCCAAGTGCTTTCGTTTACTTCTCTGGGGACTTTACCAATGTTAAAAAACTGTTCTCTTAAATCTTCAATCTCTTTAATTTTCTTTTGCCAGCCATTGTGCGAATTAGCGCCTTGTGCTGTTACCGCATTTATACTTTCAATAATTTCAAGTTTTTTTTCTAGGTTTTTTTCATAAACCTTATCTATCTGCTGATAATAAACTTGACGCTTATCGTTTATTT
This genomic window from Mariniflexile sp. TRM1-10 contains:
- the mazG gene encoding nucleoside triphosphate pyrophosphohydrolase, whose protein sequence is MNTREHQLKAFDRLLTIMDDLRSKCPWDKKQTMESLRHLTIEETYELGDAILDNDLEEVKKELGDVLLHIVFYSKIGSETNDFDIADVCNGICEKLISRHPHIYGDVKVENEEDVKRNWENLKLKEGKKSVLEGVPNSLPALVKANRIQEKVAGVGFDWEEPNQVWEKVEEELQEFKDEVEKGDKDAIESEFGDVLFSMVNYARFLNINPENALERTNKKFTKRFQYLEEKAKTINKPLKDMTLAEMDVFWEEAKTL
- a CDS encoding Ig-like domain-containing protein is translated as MKTNYLLFYIVFLFINSTVFSQNVAPTLTATGNQYYCPKSQTKIVTDFNIEDEDDTEIEALYVQISEGYINGEDTLILLGSHPNVATSWSALEGKLTIEGIASALVSYTDLTAAIKDVVFQSTSNNPTNKSFSITIGDANYLPSTGHYYEYIASYGITWTDAKIAAENRTYFGLQGYLATLTSAEEAQLAGEQAAGAGWIGGNDVEIEGVWKWVTGPEAGTVFWNGVANGSTPNYANWNNNEPNNVNGGEDYAHITDPSIGIPGAWNDLRVGGDPPGLYHPKGYIVEYGGMPGDLDLEIAASTNIYTTHIESTQSASICDGGTVTLKAKASQGGDVLWFDVPTGGIPLYKGDAYTVSINATTTYYAMASINDCVAGNRIAVTATVTQSPIIIAVTNDVICGTGSGTLSASASAGIINWYDTQIGGTLLQTGASYTISGLDTSTTYYVEASLNGCTSTRTPVTMEVYPVPEFEVVKTPVIYCLGTTPITLETFNAKGTYTYQWTNETGEVISNLPYVDVNSEGLYTVVATSNGCDTLLSVSVKESDVATITYEDISIVEASSNNSITINNANNNLGIGDYEFALDNVNGSYQDEPYFDDVKAGSHVIYVKDKNGCGNDPTSLEIFILGFPKFFTPNNDGQHDTWQIIGLGTDFTNASKVNVFNRYGKLIKQLNAKNGFWDGTFNGQLLAGSDYWFVAELVDFSGNVRTYRGHFSLVR
- a CDS encoding IS110 family RNA-guided transposase, which codes for MKKIRKNAGGIDIGAKKIFIGLEDKEVRSFDTFTSDLEQAVSYLEENNVTSVAMEATGVYWVILYDILKARGIDVWLVDGRSTKQVPGRKTDVKDCQWIQQLHSYGLLNRCFVADELVHELRSYQRLREDHIRSAAMHINHMQKALTLMNVRLKEVLDQVHGVSGLKIIRAILKGERDPGVLVKLCHGSVLKTKKELILKSLKGHYNEAGLFALGQAVVCYDFYQQQIAGCDLKMEEVLKKMGANRPKVSNKATPRKNVRHHKPNIEGMDRYLLQIFEGKDATVLPGITDYNWMQLLSEIGTDLHKWKTEKHFTSWLGLAPKQHHSGKMKKNYKAKGQPKAGLIFKQAATSLLNSKKIALGAFGRKIRAKKGASPAIKAMARKLAELYWKLFVKGLSYVEKGIKDYEEKILFNKQKNIMKMARELGLSISYKTAV
- a CDS encoding transposase, with translation MPKIIRLSEFQYEIPIFAINKDFDGFYAQFLKTDLGKIYLSTPFSELGQSFKLKDSKKGTHCYFSPKGKIALMMLKNYYGCSDKKLIELLNGNIFMQFFCDILIPIDKPLTNFKIVSQIRMELSKGLNIRRSQEVLAKNWIPYMKDLDKMFTDATCYESEVRFPTNQKLLWECVQWNYRQMESLCRTLKIKLPRTKYLDWCRRYNEYSKKRKKQSKYRTKVTRGLLKLLYKLNGALGQIENQYPFGSTAKYKRQRSIIAKVYRQQAQIFKTGKSVPDRIVSISKSYIRPIVRGKETKQVEFGAKVNKVQIDGINFIEHIQYRAFNEGTRLQSSVSCAQNLTKTKIKILGADAIYATNKNRTFTSSRKIQTDFIRKGKAGKNKEQRKILAREIKKERSTRLEGSFGKEKEHYNLKKIKAKTQKSEILWIFFGIHTANALEIGRRIYSSRFKNLAA
- a CDS encoding DUF349 domain-containing protein, which produces MSDINNLPKAEGKEEIKKDASHSDNVLEENKSVETNHSETKDTPSVSEEKTIDKNESASDDIKNSDKQNDEVFNEIEDSNAEDAEDEGNKERHTIEVKAYDTMSLEALTIELERLVKNEKVQAIKSHVDGINSEFKDKFQALLDEKKEEFLNDGGDEIDFYYVSPIQKRYKEAYNNYRKKLNDHYQNLEKNLKQNLADKLEIIEELKGLINVEENINTTYKHFKELQERWRTTGPIPRDKYNNAWNSYHHHVEMFYDFLHLNRDLRDLDFKHNLERKLLIIERAEELAADDNVMRAFRELQELHKMWKEELGPVDKEHREVIWEKFKAATKKINDKRQVYYQQIDKVYEKNLEKKLEIIESINAVTAQGANSHNGWQKKIKEIEDLREQFFNIGKVPREVNESTWAKFKESVRTFNRQKNAFYKDLKKDQYTNLQKKLDLIKIAEDNKDSDDFEVTTALMKKIQSDWKKIGHVPRKDSDKIWKRFKAACNFYFDKLHATRNAANKESLDAFNNKIALLETLKNLKPVADKEKNVESIKEYINKWKDLGRVPNDKRYIEGKFNKAIEDFLTSLKMDRNEVEMIKFENKLDIINASDDNKDLDNERYFIRKKIDEVKSQINQLENNLQFFTNVEDDNPLVKEVHNNIKTHKEALKLWKSKLSKIKELY